In Pseudochaenichthys georgianus unplaced genomic scaffold, fPseGeo1.2 scaffold_916_arrow_ctg1, whole genome shotgun sequence, the following proteins share a genomic window:
- the LOC117444743 gene encoding E3 ubiquitin/ISG15 ligase TRIM25-like, with amino-acid sequence MAQKGVQLDRESFSCPICLDLLKDPVATPCGHSYCMKCITQHWDGELIHSCPQCRQSFTPRPVLLKNTMLAALVEELKKTGPPAAAADLCYAGAGDVACDVCTGRKLRACKSCLVCLASYCDQHLQPHYESPVFKKHKLVEPSKKLQENICSRHNEVKKIFCRTDQLSICSLCSMDEHKGHDTVSAAAERTERQRELEGSRLNIQQRIQDGEKEVKLLQREVEAVNGSADKAVEDSEKTFTELIRLVEKRSSDVKQQLRSQQEREVSGVRELQEKLEQEISELKRRDAELELLSHTEDHNQFLLSYPSSLSAPLSGATHSSSTNTRPLSYFEDVTAALSALRDKLQDVLREEWTHVSPTEVEVLPSAAEPASRAGFFTYSQEITLDPNTAHTRLVLSEGGRKATLMRQGRSYSSHPDRFTYWPQVLSREGLSGRCYWEVERRGGGVRVAVAYKNISRAGGGSVFGHNDTSWCLVCEKNSYSFLYNGISTPVSGPPSSRVGVYLDHRAGVLSFYSVSETTTLLHRVQTTFTQPLRAGVCLYCNDGDTAEFCKLK; translated from the coding sequence ATGGCGCAGAAAGGAGTTCAGCTGGACCGGGAATCCTTCTCTTGTCCCATCTGTCTGGATCTACTGAAGGATCCGGTGGCTACTCCCTGTGGACACAGCTACTGTATGAAGTGTATTACACAGCACTGGGATGGAGAGCTAATCCACAGCTGCCCTCAGTGCAGGCAGAGCTTCACTCCGAGGCCTGTCCTGCTGAAGAACACCATGCTAGCAGCTTTAGTGGAGGAGCTGAAGAAGACTGGACccccagctgctgctgctgatctcTGCTATGCTGGAGCTGGAGACGTGGCCTGTGATGTCTGCACTGGGAGGAAGCTGAGAGCCTGTAAGTCCTGCCTCGTGTGTCTGGCCTCTTACTGCGACCAACACCTCCAGCCTCATTATGAATCTCCTGTCTTTAAGAAACACAAGCTGGTGGAGCCCTCCAAGAAGCTCCAGGAGAACATCTGCTCTCGTCACAACGAGGTGAAGAAGATATTCTGCCGCACTGATCAGCTGAGCATCTGTTCTCTCTGCTCTATGGACGAACACAAAGGCCACGACACGGTGTCAgctgcagcagagaggactgagaggcagagagagctgGAGGGGAGTCGACTCAACATCCAGCAGAGGATCCAGGACGGAGAGAAGGAGGTGAAGCTGCTTCAGCGGGAGGTGGAGGCCGTCAACGGCTCTGCTGACAAAGCAGTGGAGGACAGCGAGAAGACGTTCACTGAGCTGATCCGTCTCGTGGAGAAGAGGAGCTCTGACGTGAAGCAGCAGCTCAGATCCCAGCAGGAGAGAGAAGTGAGTGGAGTCAGAGAGCTGCAGGAGAAGCTGGAGCAGGAAATCTCTGAGCTGAAgaggagagacgctgagctggagCTGCTGTCTCACACAGAGGACCACAACCAGTTCCTGCTCAGCTACCCCTCCTCACTGTCAGCCCCCCTCAGTGGAGCTACACACTCCTCCAGCACCAACACCCGGCCTCTGAGCTACTTTGAGGACGTGACGGCGGCCCTGTCAGCACTCAGAGACAAACTACAGGACGTCCTGAGAGAGGAGTGGACACACGTCTCACCGACTGAAGTGGAGGTTTTACCGTCAGCAGCAGAGCCCGCCTCCAGAGCTGGGTTCTTCACATACTCACAGGAGATCACTCTGGATCcaaacacagcacacacacggcTGGTATTATCTGAGGGGGGCAGAAAAGCAACACTCATGAGACAAGGTCGGTCTTATTCCAGTCACCCAGACAGATTCACTTATTGGCCTCAGGTCCTGAGTAGAGAGGGTCTGAGTGGACGTTGTTACTGGGAGGTGGAACGGAGAGGGGGAGGAGTTCGTGTAGCAGTCGCATACAAGAATATCAGCAGAGCAGGGGGGGGAAGTGTATTTGGACACAATGACACATCTTGGTGCTTAGTGTGTGAAAAAAACAGTTATTCATTTCTTTACAACGGTATCAGCACTCCCGTCTCAGGTCCTCCGTCCTCCAGAGTAGGAGTGTACCTGGATCACAGAGCAGGTGTTCTGTCCTTCTACAGCGTCTCTGAAACCACgactctcctccacagagtGCAGACCACGTTCACTCAGCCGCTGCGTGCTGGAGTTTGTCTTTATTgtaatgatggagacactgctGAGTTTTGTAAACTCAAATAG